From Candidatus Tanganyikabacteria bacterium:
GACGGCGCCCGCCGGCTGATCCGCCACGTGGACGCCATCCTGACCTACAGCGCTCTGGCGAGCGGCGCGCTGCCGCTGTACCGCACCGAGGTGTGCCTGCACGAGGTCATCCGGGACATCGCCTGCTCGCTGGAAACCGAGCTGGCGGCGGCCGGCCAGACCCTGGATCTCGACCTCGGCCCGGGCGACGCCTGCATCACGGGCGACGCGCGGCGCATCCGGCAGGTCATCCAGGGCCTGGTCGAGAACGCCTCCCGCTTCTCGCCTCCCGCCACGAGCATCCGGGTGAGCGTGCGGCAGGCCGAGGGCGGCCAGATCGAGGTGACCGTGAGCGACTCGGGGCGCGGCATGTCGGAGGCCGAACTCGCCCGCGCATGGGAACCCTTCGAGCAGGCCGCCGCTGGCGTGGACCGGACCGGCGGCCTGGGGCTGGGCCTCAAGATCGCCCGCAAACTGGTCGAGCTTCACGGCGGCAGCATCTCGATCTTCTCCGCCCCGGGCCAGGGCACGCGCGTCACCGTGCTGCTGCCCGCCCTGCCGCCGGTGCAGCCCGCCGCCCGCCGGCCGGCGTCCGAACGGCCCGCGTCGTAGCCCGGGCCAGCAAACCATTATGGATTCGTTACGTCTTGGGCCCTCGAACCATTGGGCCGCCGCGCGCTATGTTACCTCCTGTTCCCCGGAACACTGCTGCCACGCTCTTTACCGCATCCCACAGGTTTAGCGACAGGCCGATATCCGGCCGGACCCCCGTAACCAGAAGGACATCGCGCCGCCCGCCCTCCCCATAGCCAGAGAAAATTCGCGGGCGGCGCGACACTCCACGACGGGCAGAAGGAGGTTGTGATGGAAACCGCGCTCATCGACTGGGCCGTGGCCATCACCGTGGCCTACCTGCGCCCCTGGGCGCAGCGCCGCATCGTCATCGAAGCGAGCCTGGTCTCCCTGATGGGCCGGGGCAAGCTCACGGCCGAGCAGGCGGGCGCCGCCCGGCGCGCGTTGCTGCTCGTCGCCTCGACCGCGGCCAGGCCGGTCGGTCAGGGGCTCAGGCGCCAGGCGTGAACATGTAGCCGATCCGCGGCACGTTGACGATGAGCCGGGGATTGGCCGGGTCGGATTCCACTTTCGACCGCAGGTTGCGCAGATGGTTGCGCACCGTCTCCGGGCTTCCCAACCTGGGCGGGTAGTCCAGGGCCGCCACCAGGAGCGTCTCGACCGACACCGGCTCGCCGGGCCGCTCCATCAGATACCGCAGGACCGCGAACTCCGAGGGCGTGAGGCGCGCCCGCCGCTCCCCGACGATCACCTGGTGCAGCCGCATGTCGAGCACGACCGGCCAGACCTCGAGCATCGGGTCCGGGGAACCCGCTCCGTCCGCCGCGCCGGCAGGGGGTGCGCCGGACGGGGCCGTCGCGGCTCGCAGCCGCGTCTTGACCCGCAAGACGAGCTCCAGGTGGTCCACCGGCTTGGTCAGGAAATCGTCGCAACCCGCGGCCAGGCTGCGGTAGCGGTCGGCCATCTGGCTGCTCGCCGTGAGCATGATGATGGGAATGGCGCCCATGGCCGGCATCGCCCGCACGCGCTCGAGGATCTCGAGGCCGCCGACGCCCGGCAGCACCAGATCCAGGATCAGGAGGTCGGGGGTCCGCTCGGCGAGGGCCGCCAGCAGGGAAGAGCCGCTCTCGAAACCCGCCGCGTCGAACCCGTCCCGCCGCAGCACGAACGCCAGGAGATCGAGCTGCTCGGGATCGTCGTCGAGGATCCAGATCGTGGC
This genomic window contains:
- a CDS encoding response regulator transcription factor, with protein sequence MATIWILDDDPEQLDLLAFVLRRDGFDAAGFESGSSLLAALAERTPDLLILDLVLPGVGGLEILERVRAMPAMGAIPIIMLTASSQMADRYRSLAAGCDDFLTKPVDHLELVLRVKTRLRAATAPSGAPPAGAADGAGSPDPMLEVWPVVLDMRLHQVIVGERRARLTPSEFAVLRYLMERPGEPVSVETLLVAALDYPPRLGSPETVRNHLRNLRSKVESDPANPRLIVNVPRIGYMFTPGA